A region from the Triticum urartu cultivar G1812 chromosome 1, Tu2.1, whole genome shotgun sequence genome encodes:
- the LOC125508253 gene encoding probable leucine-rich repeat receptor-like protein kinase At1g35710, translating into MPTPGARALILLLPLLVLLLLSAGAANAATEAEALLAWKASLDRPLPDALATWANPAGLCSSWEGVSCDAAGRVDSLALRGLGLGGTLDKLDAAALPALATLDLNGNNFFGAIPASISRLRSLATLDLGSNGFNGSIPPQLADLSGLVELRLYNNNLADAIPHQLSRLPRIQHFDLGANFLTDPDYRKLSPMPTVRFMSLYLNYLNGGFPEFILKSANVTYLDLSQNNFSGSIPDSLAEKLPNLMYLNLSINAFSGRIPPSLSKLRNLRDLRVLNNNLTGGVPDFLGSMSQLRVLELGGNLLGGPIPPVLGRLQMLQRLDLKSSGLNSTIPPELGNLGNLNLMELSMNQLTGFLPPAFAGMRKMREFGISSNKLTGQIPPSLFRSWPELISFQVQMNSFTGKIPPELGKATKLDILYLFSNNLTGSIPAELGELVSLTQLDLSVNSLTGPIPSSFGKLTKLKRLALFFNKLTGTIPPEIGNMTALEVLDVNTNSLEGELPATITALRNLQYLALFDNNFSGTVPPDLGKGLSLTDASFANNSFSGELPQRLCDGLVLQNFTANHNNFSGTLPPCLKNCTNLFRVRLEGNHFTGDISEAFGVHPRLDYLDVSGSELTGRLSPDWGKCTNITRLHMDGNGLSGGIPAAFGSMASLQDLSLAENNLTGSVPPELGQLSLLFSLNLSHNALSGSIPANLGSNSKLQAVDLSGNSLTGTIPAGLSKLSYLIFLDMSKNKLSGQIPDDLGNLVQLQRLLDLSSNSLSGVIPSNLQKLTNLQKLNLSHNDLSGSIPAGFSRMSSLDTVDFSYNLLTGKIPSGNAFQNTSADAYIGNLGLCGNVQGITSCDLGSGGASSGHRKRIVIATVVSVVGVVLLAALAACLILICRRRPREKKVLEANTNDTFESMIWEKEGKFTFFDIVNATDNFNETFCIGKGGFGAVYRAELASGQVVAVKRFHVAETGDISEISKKSFENEIKALTEVRHRNIVKLHGFCTSGDYMYLVYEYLERGSLAKTLYGEEGKKKLDWDVRMKVIQGVAHALAYLHHDCNPPIVHRDITLNNILLESDFEPRLCDFGTAKLLGSASTNWTSVAGSYGYMAPEFAYTMRVTEKCDVYSFGVVALEILMGKHPGDLLTSLPAISSSQEDDLLLKDILDQRLDPPTEQLAEEVVFIVRIALACTRAKPESRPAMRSVAQEIAAHTQAYLCEAFRLITISKLTDYQK; encoded by the exons ATGCCGACGCCGGGCGCACGAgccctcatcctcctcctcccgctcctcgtcctcctcctgctCTCCGCCGGCGCCGCCAATGCCGCGACGGAGGCCGAGGCGCTGCTGGCCTGGAAGGCCAGCCTCGACCGCCCGCTCCCGGACGCGCTCGCCACCTGGGCCAACCCCGCGGGCCTCTGCTCCTCCTGGGAGGGCGTCTCCTGCGACGCCGCCGGCCGCGTCGACTCGCTCGCGCTCCGGGGGCTCGGCCTAGGCGGCACGCTCGACAAGCTCGACGCCGCGGCGCTCCCGGCCCTCGCCACGCTCGACCTCAACGGGAACAACTTCTTCGGCGCCATCCCGGCGAGCATCTCGCGCCTGCGCTCCCTCGCCACGCTCGACCTCGGCAGCAACGGCTTCAACGGCTCCATCCCGCCGCAGCTCGCCGACCTCTCCGGCCTGGTCGAGCTGCGTCTCTACAACAACAACCTCGCCGACGCCATCCCCCACCAGCTCAGCAGGCTCCCCAGGATCCAGCATTTCGATCTGGGTGCCAACTTCCTCACCGACCCGGACTACCGCAAGTTATCGCCGATGCCCACCGTCAGGTTCATGTCGCTCTACCTCAACTACCTCAACGGCGGCTTCCCGGAGTTCATCCTCAAGAGCGCCAACGTCACCTACCTCGACCTGTCGCAGAACAATTTCTCCGGGTCGATACCGGACTCGCTGGCGGAGAAGCTCCCCAACCTCATGTACCTCAACCTGTCCATCAATGCTTTCTCTGGGCGGATACCGCCGTCGCTGTCGAAGCTGAGGAATCTCCGGGACCTGAGGGTTTTAAACAATAATCTGACGGGAGGAGTCCCCGATTTCCTCGGGTCCATGTCCCAGCTCAGAGTCCTTGAACTCGGCGGCAACCTGCTCGGCGGGCCGATCCCGCCGGTACTTGGCCGGCTCCAAATGCTGCAACGCCTTGATCTCAAGAGCTCCGGGTTGAATTCCACTATTCCACCAGAGCTGGGCAACCTTGGCAATCTCAATTTGATGGAGCTGTCCATGAACCAGCTCACCGGTTTCCTGCCGCCGGCGTTCGCCGGGATGCGCAAAATGCGCGAGTTTGGCATATCGTCCAACAAACTCACCGGTCAGATTCCGCCGTCTTTGTTCAGGAGCTGGCCAGAGCTCATATCGTTCCAAGTGCAAATGAACTCATTCACCGGGAAGATTCCACCAGAGCTCGGCAAGGCAACCAAGCTGGATATCTTGTATCTCTTCAGCAACAACCTTACAGGCTCTATCCCAGCAGAGCTAGGCGAGCTGGTGAGCCTGACTCAGTTGGATTTGTCGGTGAACTCTCTCACGGGGCCGATCCCCAGCTCGTTCGGTAAGCTCACGAAGCTCAAGAGGCTGGCGCTCTTCTTCAACAAGCTTACCGGCACAATCCCGCCGGAGATTGGCAACATGACGGCGTTGGAAGTCTTGGATGTCAACACCAACAGTTTGGAAGGCGAGCTGCCCGCCACCATTACAGCGCTCAGAAATCTTCAATACCTTGCCCTGTTCGACAACAACTTCAGTGGTACCGTACCGCCGGACCTCGGGAAGGGGCTGAGCTTGACCGACGCAAGCTTTGCGAACAACAGCTTCTCCGGCGAACTGCCGCAGAGACTATGTGATGGCCTCGTGCTGCAGAACTTCACGGCGAACCACAACAACTTCAGCGGCACGCTACCACCGTGCCTCAAGAACTGCACAAATCTGTTCCGGGTGCGGTTGGAAGGGAACCACTTCACCGGCGACATCTCAGAGGCGTTCGGTGTCCACCCCAGGTTGGACTACCTGGACGTCTCTGGGAGCGAACTGACCGGTCGTCTATCTCCCGATTGGGGAAAATGCACCAATATCACCCGCCTACACATGGACGGCAATGGTTTATCAGGTGGCATTCCAGCGGCGTTTGGGAGCATGGCAAGCTTACAGGACCTCAGCTTGGCTGAGAATAATCTCACAGGAAGTGTTCCACCTGAGCTGGGCCAGCTCAGCCTCTTATTCAGTCTCAATCTTAGCCATAATGCCCTCTCGGGGTCAATTCCGGCAAATTTGGGCAGCAATTCCAAGTTACAGGCAGTCGATTTGTCTGGGAACTCGCTTACGGGGACGATACCGGCTGGCCTTAGCAAGCTCAGTTATCTAATTTTTCTTGATATGAGCAAGAACAAGTTGTCAGGGCAGATACCAGATGATCTCGGCAATCTTGTTCAGCTGCAGAGGCTTCTTGATCTGAGCAGTAACTCATTGTCAGGTGTGATCCCCTCGAATCTTCAGAAGCTGACGAATTTGCAGAAACTGAACCTGTCACACAACGATCTCAGTGGTTCAATACCAGCAGGGTTTTCTCGCATGTCAAGCCTTGATACAGTTGATTTCTCTTACAATCTACTCACCGGTAAGATACCATCAGGGAATGCTTTCCAGAACACATCAGCTGATGCCTACATTGGGAATTTGGGGCTCTGTGGTAATGTGCAAGGTATAACTTCTTGTGACCTTGGTTCTGGCGGTGCATCTTCAGGGCATCGCAAGAGAATAGTCATTGCAACAGTTGTGTCAGTTGTTGGGGTTGTGTTACTTGCAGCCCTTGCTGCTTGCCTCATACTGATATGCAGAAGGAGGCCTCGTGAGAAGAAAGTGCTGGAGGCTAACACCAATGATACTTTTGAGTCCATGATCTGGGAAAAGGAGGGAAAGTTCACATTCTTTGATATCGTGAATGCCACAGACAACTTCAACGAAACCTTCTGCATTGGTAAAGGAGGGTTCGGGGCCGTGTACAGGGCCGAGCTTGCAAGTGGGCAGGTTGTGGCCGTGAAGCGATTCCATGTCGCCGAGACAGGCGACATATCAGAGATTAGCAAAAAGAGCTTTGAGAATGAGATAAAGGCACTGACTGAGGTCCGCCACCGGAATATCGTCAAGCTCCATGGCTTCTGCACTAGCGGTGACTACATGTATCTGGTGTACGAGTACCTGGAAAGGGGCAGCTTGGCGAAGACATTGTACGGGGAGGAAGGGAAGAAGAAGCTGGACTGGGACGTGAGGATGAAGGTGATACAGGGGGTTGCTCATGCCCTGGCCTACCTGCATCATGACTGCAACCCGCCCATCGTTCATCGCGACATCACTTTGAATAATATCCTGCTTGAATCTGACTTTGAGCCACGGTTGTGTGATTTTGGCACCGCAAAGTTGCTTGGGTCTGCTTCGACGAACTGGACTTCTGTGGCAGGATCGTATGGCTACATGGCTCCAG AATTTGCATACACAATGAGGGTGACAGAGAAGTGTGATGTTTACAGCTTCGGCGTTGTTGCACTGGAGATCCTGATGGGGAAGCACCCAGGTGACCTGCTAACCTCTCTGCCGGCGATATCCTCATCACAAGAAGACGATTTACTCCTCAAGGACATACTGGACCAGCGGTTGGACCCTCCAACGGAACAGCTTGCAGAAGAGGTTGTGTTCATCGTCAGGATAGCGCTTGCCTGCACCAGGGCAAAACCTGAATCCAGGCCTGCAATGCGATCCGTAGCACAAGAGATAGCAGCACATACCCAGGCCTACCTCTGCGAAGCATTCCGACTTATCACAATAAGCAAGCTAACAGACTACCAGAAGTGA
- the LOC125508259 gene encoding putative protein FAR1-RELATED SEQUENCE 10: MLAHIAWPAIPFSKHWPSRHRPIRLLLLLSPVRLPPLDRDLGACSMDLSMETEGDSEQRISRGHAGNTGAARPIESQASISVAEADIRRAGDLHSGGGDAGFLGEDPLLQVCSEATSGWTRRVMIRKAPAERELNPNRKSALELSMRAFILKRDGNVVNPAVGTSFDSLDEAYQFYNLYSWELGFGIRYSKSRLNVERVKCMQEIVCGCAGKPERENTRSTRCGCARIRLLRSDDNGWYISEHRAAHNHSLSSTCGEKMHWPSHRLIDRYTKDLVRQLRENNVSLGKVFSIVGSFFGTVYNVPFTKRSLKTLCCKLNKEQSDSDARKTMDILAEMKANDPEFNYTVQVDDESRIKTLMWVNGRSVD, encoded by the exons ATGTTGGCCCACATCGCGTGGCCAGCTATCCCTTTCTCAAAGCACTGGCCGTCACGGCACAGGCCCATACGCCTCCTGCTGCTCCTTTCTCCAGTTCGTCTTCCTCCTCTGGATCGAGACCTTGGAGCCTGCTCCATGGACCTGTCCATGGAAACGGAGGGCGATTCCGAACAGAG GATTAGCCGTGGGCATGCGGGCAATACTGGTGCTGCCCGGCCTATAGAGTCCCAGGCTTCTATCAGCGTCGCCGAGGCTGACATTCGCCGTGCAGGGGACCTCCATAGCGGTGGCGGAGATGCCGGATTTCTTGGCGAGGACCCGCTCTTGCAAGTTTGTTCGGAGGCTACGAGCGGATGGACACGCAG GGTAATGATCAGAAAGGCCCCCGCTGAGCGCGAGCTCAACCCGAACCGGAAAAGTGCCCTTGAATTGTCCATGAGGGCTTTCATATTGAAAAGAGATGGCAATGTTGTCAACCCAGCTGTCGGGACCTCTTTTGATTCATTGGATGAAGCCTATCAATTCTACAATTTATATTCGTGGGAGCTTGGATTTGGTATAAGGTATTCGAAAAGCAGGCTAAATGTGGAGCGGGTGAAGTGCATGCAGGAGATAGTCTGTGGATGTGCG GGTAAACCGGAGAGGGAGAATACAAGATCAACACGGTGCGGTTGTGCCCGGATCAGGCTGCTTCGGTCGGACGACAATGGATGGTATATTTCAGAGCACCGGGCGGCACACAACCACTCTTTGTCAAGCACTTGTGGTGAGAAGATGCATTGGCCGTCGCACAGGCTCATTGACCGGTATACTAAGGATCTTGTTAGGCAGCTTAGAGAGAACAATGTCAGTCTTGGAAAGGTTTTTAGTATAGTTGGTAGTTTTTTTGGAACAGTTTATAATGTGCCATTTACAAAACGGTCACTGAAGACGCTGTGTTGCAAGTTGAACAAGGAGCAGTCTGATTCAGATGCCCGGAAAACAATGGACATACTTGCGGAGATGAAGGCAAACGATCCAGAATTCAACTATACTGTCCAGGTTGATGACGAGAGCAGGATTAAGACACTTATGTGGGTTAACGGGCGTAGTGTGGACTAG